The genome window CCACCACTGCCCCAAGGCCACCGGATCTACCGAGTGAACGATTACCTGCTCCCATTCCAAGGTCATCCGCGGAGCCTAGCCGCTGCCAGGGCTTCAAATCAGGCAATACAAAAGGTCGCCGTACCGGATGCAGGCGTCAGCAGCGGTCGACAAGCGTGTGCCGCGGGTGCAGGTCATCGGTCCGGTATCCCCGCCTCTCCTGGAGAGGGGGCGGAGACCGGTGGGTTGTCTGTTGTCAGTCCCCGCTCATCCATGCATCTGGGCTGGGCGTCAGCTTCGCGGAGACGACCGCGCCGGACGAGGCCGCGGCATCAGCCATGAATCGCAGGCGTCCGACGCCGAGCCGTCGCAGCGCCGGACCGTGGTCGACGGCGACGACGAGGGAGACGGCGAGCAGGAGACGTCGCCACAGGAACATCACCGGACGGCGCAGCCCGCAGGGCAGCTCCGCCAGGGAGGCGTGCAGCCGCTCGCAGTGGAGCGGGACGTGGCGCTGCTCGTCAGCGAGAATCCGCCCTGCCACATCCGAAGTCAGCGAGTCGTCGGTGCCATCGCGCAGGGCCCGGTAATAACGCAGTGCCACCACTTCGCCGGTCATGGTCGCCGGCCCGCCGAAAGCCTCACCGCCCTCACTCGAGAGGACAGGGCGCCTGGCTCACTGCATCGTCACGGCCAGACGTTCGCCTGTTCTCGGAAAGAGTCGGGGTCGCTCTCCACAGGTGGTACGCACACCAAATGACCGCCAGGCACTCGTAGTACACGGCACTCCTGCCACTGCGACACCTGCTCAGCACCCAGGGCGATCAAGCGCGCGGTTTCCGCTTCGATGTCGTGGTGCTGTGCGTAGTCGTCGAGGGTGGGGTGCGCACCGGCGGTGTGCCTGCGGCGGATGGTGCAGCGGGCCGACCAGGGGCCGGTGAACTGGCGGGATGCGTATTGCGGCCGGGGAGCCTCCAGCCCGCGACGAGGCCTCCGCGGCGCAATCCTGCGAGCATCGCGCCTGCCCCCGACCGCTGCTGAGCAGGTCCGCGATGGTCAGCTGTCTACGGCCGCGCCAAGTTCGCCGGAGCCGCGGGCGAGGTAGCGGGTTGCCAGTACGCGGTGACGGGCGGGTCCGCGCTCGCCGTCGAGGCGGTCGAACAACAGGGCCGCGGCCTCCCGGCCGATGGCGACGGGATCCTGGGCGATCACCGAGACGCCGGGTTCGAGCAGGTCGGCAAGGGGCAGATCGTCGAAGCCGACCAGCGCCACGTGGTACTGCAGCCGAAGTTCCTGCAGGGTCCGGCGGATGCCGACGGTCAGGAGGTTCTGGCCGGAGACGAGTGCGGTGGGCGGCTCGGGGAGGGCGAGGAGTTCGCGGGCGGCCTCCTGTGCTGCTTCCGCGCCGTGCAGGCCGCGTCGTACGAGGGAGGGGTGCAGGATGCACCCCTCCTCGGCCAGTCCCTCCACGAACCCGGCGTAGCGCTCTTCGGCGGTCCAGATCGCGGGGAGGTCACCGAGGAAGGCGATGCGGAGGTGACCTCCCGCCTGCAGTGCCTTCACCGCCGCGCGCACGCCCGCGCGGTTGTCCACCGTCACGGTGTCCACGTGCGGCACGGTCGTGGGTCGGTCCACGCAGACAACGGGTGTGCCACCGCGGCAAGCCGCGTCGATCTCGGTGTCGGTCTGTCCGGTGGGCACCACGATGAGGCCGTCGACCCGGCGCGCGGTGAAGGTCTTCAACAGACCCCGTTCCCGGACCGGGTCCTCGTCGGTGGACGCGGCCAGGACCAGCACGCCGCGGTCGGCGGCGGCATCCTCCACCGCGCGGTGCAGCGCGGCGGAGAAGGGGTTGGCCGCGTCCTCCAGGACCAGGCCGAGGGTGTGGGTACGGCGGTCGGCCCGGCGCAGGCTGCTGGCCGTCAGATCATGGCGGTAGCCGAGTAGTTCCGCGGCACGCGTCACCCGTTCCGCCAGGTCCGGTGTGACGCCGGGCTTGCCGTTGACGACCCGTGAGACAGTGGCGAGCCCCACCCCGGCCACAGTGGCGACGTCGCGCATGGTCGCCGACCGCCGGCCTGTGTCGTTCTGCGGGCTGGGCAACGTTTTCTCCCTCTGATCCACGCCATCGTGCAGCCGTTCTCATCCTGGCATCCCGTCCATTTCCCGTACAGAGTCTGGACATTGACGACACGGTGCCCGTACGTTTCGGCGAAACGTTTCCACACCCGCTGGAACCGCTCGGCGCCGCGCCTTCTCGACGGGCAGATGCGCCGGTGGACTTGGACGAGACCGCGGCAGACCCGCCCGCACCCGCACTCGACGCGGGTCAGTCCGCCCTACCGCTACGCCGAAGCTCGCACGCCTCCAAGGAGCGCCATGTCCAGAACCACTCGTCCGCGCCGCATACTCCTCGCCGCACTTGCCGTCCTGTCCGGGCTCGGCCTGGTCGCCGCCTCCCCGGCCATGGCCGACACCCTCTACCACGAGCAGTACCGGCCCCAGTTCCACTTCACCCCGGCCCAGAACTGGATGAACGACCCCAACGGCCTGATCTGGTACAAGGGCCAGTACCACCTGTTCTTCCAGTACAACCCGTCCGGCAACACCTGGGGCAACATGTCCTGGGGCCACGCCGTCAGCACCGACCTGGTCCACTGGAAGCAGCTCCCGGTGGCCGTCCCTCAGGACGAGAACGAGATGGTCTTCTCCGGCAGCGTGGTGCTCGACAAGAACAACACCAGCGGCCTCGGCACCAGTGAGAACCCGCCGCTGGTCGCCGTCTACACCAGCCTGGTGAAGTCCACCGGCGTCCAGAGGCAGTCCCTGGCGTACAGCACCGACGGCGGCACCACTTGGAAGAAGTACTCGGGCAACCCGGTTCTCGACCTCGACTCGGTCAACTTCCGCGACCCCAAGGTGTTCTGGTACGCCCCCACCCACAGCTGGCTGATGACCGTCGCCCTGTCCGACCAGCACAAGGTCTCGTTCTACTCTTCACCCGACCTGAAGCACTGGACCCGTCTGAGCGACTTCGGCCCGGCCGGCGCGACCGGCGGGGTGTGGGAGTGCCCGGACCTTTTCCCGCTGCCCGTGGACGGCGACCAGAAGAAGACCAAGTGGGTGCTGGTGGTCAACCTGAACCCCGGTGCCATCGCAGGTGGTTCCGGCGCCCAGTACTTCGTCGGCGACTTCGACGGCAAGAGATTCACCGCCGACGACTCCGGCCCCTACACCCCGCCCAGCGGCGCCGTGCTGCAGGATTTCGAGTCCGGCTCCTACGGCGACTGGTCCGCAACCGGCACCGCCTTCGGCACCGCGCCCGCCACCGGCACCCTGCCCGACCAGCAGGCCGTCTCCGGCTACCAGGGCACCGGCCTGGTCAACAGCTTCAACGGCGGCGACGGCTCCACCGGCACTCTCACCTCACCGGACTTCACCGTCAGCAAGCCCTACCTGAACTTCCTGGTCGGCGGCGGCGACCACCCCCACGTCGACGGCGCCGGCGCCGGATCGGCACCCCCCGGACAGGTCTTCGCCGACTTCTCCGGGGACACCTACGGCGACGGCTGGACCGCCACCGGCTCGTTCGCGAACTCCGGACCCACCACCGAGAGCCTCCCCGGCCAACTCGGACCCAAGACCCTCGACACCTACAGCCCCGATGGCGACCCCGGCACCGGCACCATCACCTCCCCCGCCTTCACCGTCACCAGCAAGTACATCGACCTCCAGACCGCCATGGGGTACCACCCCGACGACCTGCCGAACCCCACCGCCGTCAACCTCATCGTCGACGGCAAGGTGGTCGCCTCCGCGACCGGCTCCAACAGCCCCGACCTCAACTGGAACTCGTGGGACACCAGCGCCTACCTCGGCAAGAAGGCGCAGATCCAGGTCGTCGACCAGAACACCGGCTCCAGCGGCTGGGGCCACATCGCCGTCGGCGACATCGTCTTCTCCGACCAGCCCGCAGCCCCCCGCGACACCCAGACCGCCGTCAACCTCATCGTCGACGGCAAGGTCGTCCGTACCGCCACCGGCTCCAACAGCGAAACCCTCGACTGGGCCTCCTGGAACCTGAAGGACCTCGTCGGCAAGCAGGCCCGGATACAGATCGTCGACCACAACAGCGAAGGCTGGGGCCACATCCTCGCTGACGACTTCACTCCTGCCGACACGCCCGCGCTCAGCACCCTGCAGCGCGCCCACTGGCTCGACTACGGCGAGGACTTCTATGCGGCCAACACCTACAACGACGCCCCCGGCGGACGGCGCGTCATGGTCGCCTGGATGAACAACTGGAACTACGGGCAGGCCATCCCCACCAGCCCCTGGCGCAGCGCCGACACCTTCCCCCGTCAGCTCGCCCTGCGGACCGTGAACGGCAAGGCCCAGCTGGTCCAGCAGCCGATCAGCGAACTGAGCACCCTGCGCGGTACCGGCACGGCGGTCCCGGCCACCACAGTCACGAACGCCACCACCCCGCTCGGCGTCCACGGCAGCAGCCTCGAGCTCCAGGCCGAACTCACCCCGGGCAGCGCCGGCCGCTCCGGCCTCGACGTCCGCACCGGCGCCGGACAGCGGACCCGGATCGGCTACGACACCGGCACCGGCGAGGTCTACCTGGACCGCACCGCCTCCGGCGCGGTCGACTTCGACCCCACCTTCGCCGGCGTCCAACGGGCCCCGCTCGCGCTCGACGGCGGCCCCCTGCGCCTGCACGTCCTTGTCGACGCTTCGTCGGTCGAGGTCTACGCCGAGAACGCGCGGGGCGAACAGGTCGTCCTCACCGACCAGGTGTTCCCCGATCCGTCCAGCACCGGCGTCGACGTCTTCGCCGAGAACGGAACCGCCACTTTCACCCGCATGCGGGCCTGGCAACTGGCATCCATCTGGAAGTGACAGCCCCGGTGTGTTGCCCGGCGCATCGGGCCCGGGCAACACACCCCGGTTCGACACTGATGCGCTCGGTACTGCGGTACTGCCCGAGTACGTCCCGACATCTGCGCCAATCATTGAATGTCAGGAAATGCACGGGTTCTCATGTCGCAGGGGATGCGCGTTGCCGCTCTCCGGCCGAGGCGCCGTGGTCACCTCCAAGCGCGTCACAACCGCCCAGCACGCTCGACGGCGCCGGGCCGGGCGTAGTGCCCGGCTCGGCTCTGGGCGGTTTCGCCCCGCGTCCACTGCCAGTCGGCGGTGGCCGTCCGGGGAGAAGCCGTAACGTGCCCGGCCACGCGCGTCCATGGAGACGGCGGCCGACGTGGTCGGTTCGGCGGCGTGGGCGGAGACCGTCGGCTCGGCTCCCGTTGGCGGCGGCGTGGGGCGCGGCATCAGGCCGAAGGTGTTGTCGGACGGCCGCGCCATGAGTGCTGCGCGGTGCCCCAGCCACGTCATGAGCGCCTTGCGGTGTCCCAGCCGGGCGGGACCGACGGCGGCGTTGCAGGGGCTGCGGCCGGGCCGGGCGCGCTGGTCGCCGGGCGCCTCGAGCCGGACCACGTCGATGAGGGCCTCGCCGATCACGGTCTGAGGGAAGCCTGCCCCGTTGCCTGCGTCGGTTCAGTCACGGCGGTGGCCTTTGGCGGGGATCTCGCCGGAGCCCCGCTCGATCAGCCGGGTCGGCACGGTGACGGTACGGGTGGGTGACTGGTCGCCGTCCAGCCTGGCGAAGAGGATCTCGGCCGCGATGCTGCCCACCTGCTCGATGTCCTGGGCGACGACGGAGATCCCCGGGCTGAGGATGTCGGCGAGGGGGAAGTCGTCGAAGCCGACGTGGGCGACGGTGTCCTGCAGGCCGAGGGCGCGCAGCGCGCGGACGGCCCCTATGGTGACCAGGTTCTGACTGGTGAACAGGGCCGTGGGCGGCTCCGGCAGCGACAGGACCTGCTCGGTCGCGGCGACAGCGGCCTCCTCGCTGGCGCCGACGTGGCGGACGATCTCGTCGTCGTAGTCGATGTGTGCGAGTTCCAGGGCATGCCGGTAGCCGTCGAATCGCTGGGCGGCGGTGGAGATCGACGCCCGGTCGCCGAGGTAGGCGATCCGGCGGTGGCCGGCCTTCAACAGGTGGTCGACGGCGGAGATGGCGCCCTTCCGGTTGTCGGAGACGACGGCGTCCGCGTCGAGCAGGCTGGGCTCGCGGTCGACGAAGACCATGCAGGTGCCTGAGCGCTGCTCGCTGATCAGGTAGCTGTGGTCGCGTCCCGCGGGGACGATCACCAGCCCGTCGACCCGCCGGTCGATGAGCGCCTGGGCGAGCTCGCGTTCCCGCTCGGCGTTCTCGTCCAGACTGCCGACCAGCACCAGGACTCCACGTTCCCGGGCCACGTTCTCGACGGTGCGGGTCAGGGCGGCCGAGAAGGGGTTCGCGGCGTCCTCGACGAGCATGCCGATCATCGAGGTCCTGCCGTCCCCGCGGCGCAGGCTGCTGGCGGTCAGGTTGGGTCGGTAGCCCAGTTTGTCGGCCGCCTCGCGGACCCTGGCGACGATCAGCGGATCGACGGTGGGGACTCCGTTGACCACGCGCGAAACCGTCTTGATGGCCACGCCGGCCAGCGCTGCCACCTCACGCATGGTGGGCCGGCTGCGGGGGGACCGTGGCGGCGGCTCGCCTTGAGTCATCGTTGTCTCCAACCGGTTGCGCGTTACCGACTCGTTGCGCGGCCATGTCTATCAGCGTCTTGACGCGCTCGTCCATACGGGCCCAGTATCCCGGTCAGTCAACGTTGTCTCAGCGTCGGCCAAGGACGGCTCCGAAAGGGATCGAGCTATGAACACCTCCACCAGCCAGGCGTCGAGCCGCCGCAGTCGGCGCACCCGGGCGGCAGCGATCGGCATCAC of Streptomyces cynarae contains these proteins:
- a CDS encoding VOC family protein codes for the protein MAPRRPRRGLEAPRPQYASRQFTGPWSARCTIRRRHTAGAHPTLDDYAQHHDIEAETARLIALGAEQVSQWQECRVLRVPGGHLVCVPPVESDPDSFREQANVWP
- a CDS encoding LacI family DNA-binding transcriptional regulator: MPSPQNDTGRRSATMRDVATVAGVGLATVSRVVNGKPGVTPDLAERVTRAAELLGYRHDLTASSLRRADRRTHTLGLVLEDAANPFSAALHRAVEDAAADRGVLVLAASTDEDPVRERGLLKTFTARRVDGLIVVPTGQTDTEIDAACRGGTPVVCVDRPTTVPHVDTVTVDNRAGVRAAVKALQAGGHLRIAFLGDLPAIWTAEERYAGFVEGLAEEGCILHPSLVRRGLHGAEAAQEAARELLALPEPPTALVSGQNLLTVGIRRTLQELRLQYHVALVGFDDLPLADLLEPGVSVIAQDPVAIGREAAALLFDRLDGERGPARHRVLATRYLARGSGELGAAVDS
- a CDS encoding GH32 C-terminal domain-containing protein — translated: MSRTTRPRRILLAALAVLSGLGLVAASPAMADTLYHEQYRPQFHFTPAQNWMNDPNGLIWYKGQYHLFFQYNPSGNTWGNMSWGHAVSTDLVHWKQLPVAVPQDENEMVFSGSVVLDKNNTSGLGTSENPPLVAVYTSLVKSTGVQRQSLAYSTDGGTTWKKYSGNPVLDLDSVNFRDPKVFWYAPTHSWLMTVALSDQHKVSFYSSPDLKHWTRLSDFGPAGATGGVWECPDLFPLPVDGDQKKTKWVLVVNLNPGAIAGGSGAQYFVGDFDGKRFTADDSGPYTPPSGAVLQDFESGSYGDWSATGTAFGTAPATGTLPDQQAVSGYQGTGLVNSFNGGDGSTGTLTSPDFTVSKPYLNFLVGGGDHPHVDGAGAGSAPPGQVFADFSGDTYGDGWTATGSFANSGPTTESLPGQLGPKTLDTYSPDGDPGTGTITSPAFTVTSKYIDLQTAMGYHPDDLPNPTAVNLIVDGKVVASATGSNSPDLNWNSWDTSAYLGKKAQIQVVDQNTGSSGWGHIAVGDIVFSDQPAAPRDTQTAVNLIVDGKVVRTATGSNSETLDWASWNLKDLVGKQARIQIVDHNSEGWGHILADDFTPADTPALSTLQRAHWLDYGEDFYAANTYNDAPGGRRVMVAWMNNWNYGQAIPTSPWRSADTFPRQLALRTVNGKAQLVQQPISELSTLRGTGTAVPATTVTNATTPLGVHGSSLELQAELTPGSAGRSGLDVRTGAGQRTRIGYDTGTGEVYLDRTASGAVDFDPTFAGVQRAPLALDGGPLRLHVLVDASSVEVYAENARGEQVVLTDQVFPDPSSTGVDVFAENGTATFTRMRAWQLASIWK
- a CDS encoding carbohydrate kinase family protein — protein: MIGEALIDVVRLEAPGDQRARPGRSPCNAAVGPARLGHRKALMTWLGHRAALMARPSDNTFGLMPRPTPPPTGAEPTVSAHAAEPTTSAAVSMDARGRARYGFSPDGHRRLAVDAGRNRPEPSRALRPARRRRACWAVVTRLEVTTAPRPESGNAHPLRHENPCIS
- a CDS encoding LacI family DNA-binding transcriptional regulator, with product MTQGEPPPRSPRSRPTMREVAALAGVAIKTVSRVVNGVPTVDPLIVARVREAADKLGYRPNLTASSLRRGDGRTSMIGMLVEDAANPFSAALTRTVENVARERGVLVLVGSLDENAERERELAQALIDRRVDGLVIVPAGRDHSYLISEQRSGTCMVFVDREPSLLDADAVVSDNRKGAISAVDHLLKAGHRRIAYLGDRASISTAAQRFDGYRHALELAHIDYDDEIVRHVGASEEAAVAATEQVLSLPEPPTALFTSQNLVTIGAVRALRALGLQDTVAHVGFDDFPLADILSPGISVVAQDIEQVGSIAAEILFARLDGDQSPTRTVTVPTRLIERGSGEIPAKGHRRD